From a single Amphiprion ocellaris isolate individual 3 ecotype Okinawa chromosome 18, ASM2253959v1, whole genome shotgun sequence genomic region:
- the LOC111577814 gene encoding zinc finger protein 626-like isoform X3, with amino-acid sequence MGCLRSLFLWSQTLFQSYSPADRESNSSWASKHGSAIWFQLILELCHPEAPADAETVQPHLDRMQMFIEAWLKEAGGLNVDLSHANFVDLVKNLLKNPDKREHFFQNVFPEEFGPTYDKALHTLMWLFLSRLEMFLPHQTVQQVASMLGEVSSVLEDCMQPVFQHEELKTLLHYQKDLSKLDYSDNSLVDGTCIISALKLPFGDTSETLEAQTQDNILDNVLLCTSDLEKGSLTMPHTAQIKTHNTKTIDPQTSESRNNETNWTSSKNGTHLLLGDAARHKENVDLQSQAEDASHPLKECHVRIKRLDVPVSSHCRPVRPNRGLRMKRFLLEEKRGLCEEALPAYKSASRKTKTSNRPLPAVSDNMDSSNSKKDSLSAAPISTCSEEDSWSYYSDEGSCHKTTSCSSSVADSWSQYSDDESSFVTPVSNSAENDSSSSCSNEDSFLIVPKNVSAISRNKSIADIKTNTPKKICKVQCFICKEHVSTSLKTHMKIHFPTGDYACPRCDSRFKLLTSLKNHLKKTCYEYGQHQIDPDKPVEAQNLYQCDKCEEAFRYKVSLQRHMLTHNELYCSVCRKVLRDVATLARHKASHTLFQCNRCDESFTLFKPLLRHCENIHKISRPFKCNHCPKTLPRLRFLIIHEWHHTGHLPFQCAQCSLRFKSDADLIYHERVHTREKPYLCTECGKTFSHKSNLLRHLNLIHSESRTEKKHSCSQCEKSFKEKGALKKHQRSKHLNEMFRNPCPYCGKMLSASTMTRHKLIHTGERPFKCTVPECEKYYRSTTEVKRHVLMHHTTERPYKCEVCRKGFVKMCYLNAHAKTHSGEKPFVCHICGKAFPKVYSMLRHKKLLHTFITQ; translated from the exons ATGGGATGCTTGAGGAGTTTGTTTCTATGGTCACAGACATTGTTCCAGAGCTACTCACCAGCCGACAGAGAGTCCAACTCATCCTGGGCCTCAAAGCACGG TAGTGCCATTTGGTTTCAGCTGATCCTGGAGTTGTGTCATCCTGAAGCTCCTGCTGATGCTGAGACTGTTCAGCCCCACCTGGACAGGATGCAAATGTTTATTGAGGCATGGCTAAAGGAG GCTGGTGGTTTAAATGTAGACCTGTCACATGCAAACTTTGTGGATCTTGTCAAGAACTTGCTAAAAAATCCTGACAAGAGAGAACACTTTTTTCAG AACGTTTTCCCTGAAGAGTTCGGCCCAACATATGATAAAGCACTACACACCCTGATGTGGCTGTTTTTGTCCAGACTTGAAATGTTCCTTCCTCATCAGACTGTCCAACAG GTTGCATCCATGCTTGGTGAGGTGTCCAGTGTTCTAGAAGACTGTATGCAGCCTGTGTTTCAGCATGAGGAACTCAAAACTCTGCTGCACTATCAAAAAGACCTCAGTAAACTGGATTACAGCG aTAATTCCTTGGTGGATGGTACCTGCATAATTTCAGCTCTTAAGCTTCCATTTGGGGACACCAGTGAGACACTTGAAGCTCAAACACAAGACAACATCCTGGATAATGTACTGCTATGTACGTCAGATTTGGAGAAGGGATCTTTAACAATGCCACATACTGCACAGATAAAAACTCACAACACAAAAACTATAGATCCCCAGACAAGTGAGTCCAGGAACAACGAAACTAATTGGACATCTAGTAAAAATGGGACACATTTGCTTTTAGGAGATGCAGCAAGACATAAAGAAAATGTAGACCTTCAAAGTCAAGCAGAGGATGCTTCTCACCCTCTGAAGGAGTGTCACGTTCGAATAAAAAGACTTGATGTGCCGGTGTCTTCACATTGTCGACCTGTGAGACCAAATAGAGGCCTGAGAATGAAAAGGTTTCTgttggaggagaaaagaggacTTTGTGAAGAAGCTCTTCCTGCCTACAAATCTGCttcaaggaaaacaaaaacatctaacAGGCCACTTCCAGCGGTCTCAGACAACATGGATTCAAGCAACTCCAAGAAAGACTCCTTGTCTGCTGCTCCCATCAGTACCTGCAGTGAAGAAGATTCCTGGTCTTATTATTCAGATGAGGGCTCTTGCCATAAGACTACTAGCTGTAGTTCCAGTGTGGCTGATTCGTGGTCTCAATACTCAGATGATGAGTCTTCATTTGTGACTCCTGTCAGTAATTCTGCTGAAAATGATTCATCATCTAGTTGCTCAAATGAGGACTCTTTCCTCATAGTTCCTAAGAATGTATCGGCTATTAGCAGAAACAAAAGCATCGCTGACATCAAAACTAACACTCCAAAAAAGATTTGTAAGGTCCAATGTTTTATCTGCAAGGAGCATGTGAGCACAAGCCTGAAAACTCACATGAAAATCCACTTTCCCACTGGTGATTATGCCTGCCCGCGATGCGATAGCAGATTTAAACTCTTAACATCTCTTAAGAACCACTTGAAGAAGACATGCTATGAGTATGGTCAGCATCAAATAGATCCAGATAAGCCGGTCGAAGCCCAGAATCTTTACCAATGTGACAAATGCGAAGAGGCATTTAGATACAAAGTTTCACTGCAAAGGCACATGCTAACCCACAACGAACTCTACTGCAGTGTGTGTAGGAAGGTGCTACGAGATGTAGCAACACTAGCCAGGCACAAGGCTTCACACACACTGTTTCAGTGCAACCGCTGTGACGAGTCCTTCACTCTTTTTAAGCCCCTGCTCAGGCATTGTGAAAACATCCATAAAATAAGTAGACCATTTAAATGTAACCATTGTCCAAAAACCTTACCCAGGCTGCGCTTTTTAATCATACATGAATGGCACCACACGGGTCATCTGCCGTTCCAGTGTGCTCAGTGCAGCTTGAGGTTCAAATCGGATGCAGATCTCATTTATCATGAAAGAGTCCACACCAGAGAGAAGCCCTACCTGTGTACAGAGTGCGGCAAGACTTTCTCTCACAAGTCCAATCTTTTGAGGCATTTGAATCTCATCCACAGCGAGTCTCGGACTGAGAAGAAGCATTCCTGCTCTCAGTGTGAGAAGTCCTTCAAAGAGAAAGGGGCCTTGAAAAAACACCAGAGGAGCAAACACTTAAATGAAATGTTCCGTAATCCGTGTCCGTACTGTGGAAAGATGCTCTCGGCGTCAACAATGACCAGACATAAATTAATCCACACGGGAGAGAGACCTTTCAAATGCACTGTGCCTGAATGTGAAAAGTACTACAGATCAACCACTGAAGTAAAGAGGCATGTCCTTATGCACCATACTACAGAGAGGCCTTATAAATGTGAGGTATGCAGAAAGGGCTTCGTAAAAATGTGTTATCTCAATGCACATGCTAAAACACACTCAGGAGAGAAGCCATTTGTTTGCCATATCTGTGGCAAGGCATTCCCCAAAGTCTACAGCATGCTGAGACACAAAAAGCTCCTCCATACATTTATTACACAATAA
- the LOC111577814 gene encoding zinc finger protein 626-like isoform X2, with protein sequence MEDNSKGNCNSSPGAPLPLSVLRLLVTPLQLVSAAVWQTVQQKVVADYGMLEEFVSMVTDIVPELLTSRQRVQLILGLKARAGGLNVDLSHANFVDLVKNLLKNPDKREHFFQNVFPEEFGPTYDKALHTLMWLFLSRLEMFLPHQTVQQVASMLGEVSSVLEDCMQPVFQHEELKTLLHYQKDLSKLDYSDNSLVDGTCIISALKLPFGDTSETLEAQTQDNILDNVLLCTSDLEKGSLTMPHTAQIKTHNTKTIDPQTSESRNNETNWTSSKNGTHLLLGDAARHKENVDLQSQAEDASHPLKECHVRIKRLDVPVSSHCRPVRPNRGLRMKRFLLEEKRGLCEEALPAYKSASRKTKTSNRPLPAVSDNMDSSNSKKDSLSAAPISTCSEEDSWSYYSDEGSCHKTTSCSSSVADSWSQYSDDESSFVTPVSNSAENDSSSSCSNEDSFLIVPKNVSAISRNKSIADIKTNTPKKICKVQCFICKEHVSTSLKTHMKIHFPTGDYACPRCDSRFKLLTSLKNHLKKTCYEYGQHQIDPDKPVEAQNLYQCDKCEEAFRYKVSLQRHMLTHNELYCSVCRKVLRDVATLARHKASHTLFQCNRCDESFTLFKPLLRHCENIHKISRPFKCNHCPKTLPRLRFLIIHEWHHTGHLPFQCAQCSLRFKSDADLIYHERVHTREKPYLCTECGKTFSHKSNLLRHLNLIHSESRTEKKHSCSQCEKSFKEKGALKKHQRSKHLNEMFRNPCPYCGKMLSASTMTRHKLIHTGERPFKCTVPECEKYYRSTTEVKRHVLMHHTTERPYKCEVCRKGFVKMCYLNAHAKTHSGEKPFVCHICGKAFPKVYSMLRHKKLLHTFITQ encoded by the exons ATGGAAGATAACTCAAAGGGAAACTGTAACTCTTCACCAG GAGCGCCTCTTCCCCTCTCTGTCCTGCGCCTCCTGGTCACTCCACTTCAGCTGGTCTCAGCAGCAGTGTGGCAGACTGTACAGCAGAAGGTTGTCGCTGACTATGGGATGCTTGAGGAGTTTGTTTCTATGGTCACAGACATTGTTCCAGAGCTACTCACCAGCCGACAGAGAGTCCAACTCATCCTGGGCCTCAAAGCACGG GCTGGTGGTTTAAATGTAGACCTGTCACATGCAAACTTTGTGGATCTTGTCAAGAACTTGCTAAAAAATCCTGACAAGAGAGAACACTTTTTTCAG AACGTTTTCCCTGAAGAGTTCGGCCCAACATATGATAAAGCACTACACACCCTGATGTGGCTGTTTTTGTCCAGACTTGAAATGTTCCTTCCTCATCAGACTGTCCAACAG GTTGCATCCATGCTTGGTGAGGTGTCCAGTGTTCTAGAAGACTGTATGCAGCCTGTGTTTCAGCATGAGGAACTCAAAACTCTGCTGCACTATCAAAAAGACCTCAGTAAACTGGATTACAGCG aTAATTCCTTGGTGGATGGTACCTGCATAATTTCAGCTCTTAAGCTTCCATTTGGGGACACCAGTGAGACACTTGAAGCTCAAACACAAGACAACATCCTGGATAATGTACTGCTATGTACGTCAGATTTGGAGAAGGGATCTTTAACAATGCCACATACTGCACAGATAAAAACTCACAACACAAAAACTATAGATCCCCAGACAAGTGAGTCCAGGAACAACGAAACTAATTGGACATCTAGTAAAAATGGGACACATTTGCTTTTAGGAGATGCAGCAAGACATAAAGAAAATGTAGACCTTCAAAGTCAAGCAGAGGATGCTTCTCACCCTCTGAAGGAGTGTCACGTTCGAATAAAAAGACTTGATGTGCCGGTGTCTTCACATTGTCGACCTGTGAGACCAAATAGAGGCCTGAGAATGAAAAGGTTTCTgttggaggagaaaagaggacTTTGTGAAGAAGCTCTTCCTGCCTACAAATCTGCttcaaggaaaacaaaaacatctaacAGGCCACTTCCAGCGGTCTCAGACAACATGGATTCAAGCAACTCCAAGAAAGACTCCTTGTCTGCTGCTCCCATCAGTACCTGCAGTGAAGAAGATTCCTGGTCTTATTATTCAGATGAGGGCTCTTGCCATAAGACTACTAGCTGTAGTTCCAGTGTGGCTGATTCGTGGTCTCAATACTCAGATGATGAGTCTTCATTTGTGACTCCTGTCAGTAATTCTGCTGAAAATGATTCATCATCTAGTTGCTCAAATGAGGACTCTTTCCTCATAGTTCCTAAGAATGTATCGGCTATTAGCAGAAACAAAAGCATCGCTGACATCAAAACTAACACTCCAAAAAAGATTTGTAAGGTCCAATGTTTTATCTGCAAGGAGCATGTGAGCACAAGCCTGAAAACTCACATGAAAATCCACTTTCCCACTGGTGATTATGCCTGCCCGCGATGCGATAGCAGATTTAAACTCTTAACATCTCTTAAGAACCACTTGAAGAAGACATGCTATGAGTATGGTCAGCATCAAATAGATCCAGATAAGCCGGTCGAAGCCCAGAATCTTTACCAATGTGACAAATGCGAAGAGGCATTTAGATACAAAGTTTCACTGCAAAGGCACATGCTAACCCACAACGAACTCTACTGCAGTGTGTGTAGGAAGGTGCTACGAGATGTAGCAACACTAGCCAGGCACAAGGCTTCACACACACTGTTTCAGTGCAACCGCTGTGACGAGTCCTTCACTCTTTTTAAGCCCCTGCTCAGGCATTGTGAAAACATCCATAAAATAAGTAGACCATTTAAATGTAACCATTGTCCAAAAACCTTACCCAGGCTGCGCTTTTTAATCATACATGAATGGCACCACACGGGTCATCTGCCGTTCCAGTGTGCTCAGTGCAGCTTGAGGTTCAAATCGGATGCAGATCTCATTTATCATGAAAGAGTCCACACCAGAGAGAAGCCCTACCTGTGTACAGAGTGCGGCAAGACTTTCTCTCACAAGTCCAATCTTTTGAGGCATTTGAATCTCATCCACAGCGAGTCTCGGACTGAGAAGAAGCATTCCTGCTCTCAGTGTGAGAAGTCCTTCAAAGAGAAAGGGGCCTTGAAAAAACACCAGAGGAGCAAACACTTAAATGAAATGTTCCGTAATCCGTGTCCGTACTGTGGAAAGATGCTCTCGGCGTCAACAATGACCAGACATAAATTAATCCACACGGGAGAGAGACCTTTCAAATGCACTGTGCCTGAATGTGAAAAGTACTACAGATCAACCACTGAAGTAAAGAGGCATGTCCTTATGCACCATACTACAGAGAGGCCTTATAAATGTGAGGTATGCAGAAAGGGCTTCGTAAAAATGTGTTATCTCAATGCACATGCTAAAACACACTCAGGAGAGAAGCCATTTGTTTGCCATATCTGTGGCAAGGCATTCCCCAAAGTCTACAGCATGCTGAGACACAAAAAGCTCCTCCATACATTTATTACACAATAA
- the LOC111577814 gene encoding zinc finger protein 37-like isoform X1, whose amino-acid sequence MEDNSKGNCNSSPGAPLPLSVLRLLVTPLQLVSAAVWQTVQQKVVADYGMLEEFVSMVTDIVPELLTSRQRVQLILGLKARLILELCHPEAPADAETVQPHLDRMQMFIEAWLKEAGGLNVDLSHANFVDLVKNLLKNPDKREHFFQNVFPEEFGPTYDKALHTLMWLFLSRLEMFLPHQTVQQVASMLGEVSSVLEDCMQPVFQHEELKTLLHYQKDLSKLDYSDNSLVDGTCIISALKLPFGDTSETLEAQTQDNILDNVLLCTSDLEKGSLTMPHTAQIKTHNTKTIDPQTSESRNNETNWTSSKNGTHLLLGDAARHKENVDLQSQAEDASHPLKECHVRIKRLDVPVSSHCRPVRPNRGLRMKRFLLEEKRGLCEEALPAYKSASRKTKTSNRPLPAVSDNMDSSNSKKDSLSAAPISTCSEEDSWSYYSDEGSCHKTTSCSSSVADSWSQYSDDESSFVTPVSNSAENDSSSSCSNEDSFLIVPKNVSAISRNKSIADIKTNTPKKICKVQCFICKEHVSTSLKTHMKIHFPTGDYACPRCDSRFKLLTSLKNHLKKTCYEYGQHQIDPDKPVEAQNLYQCDKCEEAFRYKVSLQRHMLTHNELYCSVCRKVLRDVATLARHKASHTLFQCNRCDESFTLFKPLLRHCENIHKISRPFKCNHCPKTLPRLRFLIIHEWHHTGHLPFQCAQCSLRFKSDADLIYHERVHTREKPYLCTECGKTFSHKSNLLRHLNLIHSESRTEKKHSCSQCEKSFKEKGALKKHQRSKHLNEMFRNPCPYCGKMLSASTMTRHKLIHTGERPFKCTVPECEKYYRSTTEVKRHVLMHHTTERPYKCEVCRKGFVKMCYLNAHAKTHSGEKPFVCHICGKAFPKVYSMLRHKKLLHTFITQ is encoded by the exons ATGGAAGATAACTCAAAGGGAAACTGTAACTCTTCACCAG GAGCGCCTCTTCCCCTCTCTGTCCTGCGCCTCCTGGTCACTCCACTTCAGCTGGTCTCAGCAGCAGTGTGGCAGACTGTACAGCAGAAGGTTGTCGCTGACTATGGGATGCTTGAGGAGTTTGTTTCTATGGTCACAGACATTGTTCCAGAGCTACTCACCAGCCGACAGAGAGTCCAACTCATCCTGGGCCTCAAAGCACGG CTGATCCTGGAGTTGTGTCATCCTGAAGCTCCTGCTGATGCTGAGACTGTTCAGCCCCACCTGGACAGGATGCAAATGTTTATTGAGGCATGGCTAAAGGAG GCTGGTGGTTTAAATGTAGACCTGTCACATGCAAACTTTGTGGATCTTGTCAAGAACTTGCTAAAAAATCCTGACAAGAGAGAACACTTTTTTCAG AACGTTTTCCCTGAAGAGTTCGGCCCAACATATGATAAAGCACTACACACCCTGATGTGGCTGTTTTTGTCCAGACTTGAAATGTTCCTTCCTCATCAGACTGTCCAACAG GTTGCATCCATGCTTGGTGAGGTGTCCAGTGTTCTAGAAGACTGTATGCAGCCTGTGTTTCAGCATGAGGAACTCAAAACTCTGCTGCACTATCAAAAAGACCTCAGTAAACTGGATTACAGCG aTAATTCCTTGGTGGATGGTACCTGCATAATTTCAGCTCTTAAGCTTCCATTTGGGGACACCAGTGAGACACTTGAAGCTCAAACACAAGACAACATCCTGGATAATGTACTGCTATGTACGTCAGATTTGGAGAAGGGATCTTTAACAATGCCACATACTGCACAGATAAAAACTCACAACACAAAAACTATAGATCCCCAGACAAGTGAGTCCAGGAACAACGAAACTAATTGGACATCTAGTAAAAATGGGACACATTTGCTTTTAGGAGATGCAGCAAGACATAAAGAAAATGTAGACCTTCAAAGTCAAGCAGAGGATGCTTCTCACCCTCTGAAGGAGTGTCACGTTCGAATAAAAAGACTTGATGTGCCGGTGTCTTCACATTGTCGACCTGTGAGACCAAATAGAGGCCTGAGAATGAAAAGGTTTCTgttggaggagaaaagaggacTTTGTGAAGAAGCTCTTCCTGCCTACAAATCTGCttcaaggaaaacaaaaacatctaacAGGCCACTTCCAGCGGTCTCAGACAACATGGATTCAAGCAACTCCAAGAAAGACTCCTTGTCTGCTGCTCCCATCAGTACCTGCAGTGAAGAAGATTCCTGGTCTTATTATTCAGATGAGGGCTCTTGCCATAAGACTACTAGCTGTAGTTCCAGTGTGGCTGATTCGTGGTCTCAATACTCAGATGATGAGTCTTCATTTGTGACTCCTGTCAGTAATTCTGCTGAAAATGATTCATCATCTAGTTGCTCAAATGAGGACTCTTTCCTCATAGTTCCTAAGAATGTATCGGCTATTAGCAGAAACAAAAGCATCGCTGACATCAAAACTAACACTCCAAAAAAGATTTGTAAGGTCCAATGTTTTATCTGCAAGGAGCATGTGAGCACAAGCCTGAAAACTCACATGAAAATCCACTTTCCCACTGGTGATTATGCCTGCCCGCGATGCGATAGCAGATTTAAACTCTTAACATCTCTTAAGAACCACTTGAAGAAGACATGCTATGAGTATGGTCAGCATCAAATAGATCCAGATAAGCCGGTCGAAGCCCAGAATCTTTACCAATGTGACAAATGCGAAGAGGCATTTAGATACAAAGTTTCACTGCAAAGGCACATGCTAACCCACAACGAACTCTACTGCAGTGTGTGTAGGAAGGTGCTACGAGATGTAGCAACACTAGCCAGGCACAAGGCTTCACACACACTGTTTCAGTGCAACCGCTGTGACGAGTCCTTCACTCTTTTTAAGCCCCTGCTCAGGCATTGTGAAAACATCCATAAAATAAGTAGACCATTTAAATGTAACCATTGTCCAAAAACCTTACCCAGGCTGCGCTTTTTAATCATACATGAATGGCACCACACGGGTCATCTGCCGTTCCAGTGTGCTCAGTGCAGCTTGAGGTTCAAATCGGATGCAGATCTCATTTATCATGAAAGAGTCCACACCAGAGAGAAGCCCTACCTGTGTACAGAGTGCGGCAAGACTTTCTCTCACAAGTCCAATCTTTTGAGGCATTTGAATCTCATCCACAGCGAGTCTCGGACTGAGAAGAAGCATTCCTGCTCTCAGTGTGAGAAGTCCTTCAAAGAGAAAGGGGCCTTGAAAAAACACCAGAGGAGCAAACACTTAAATGAAATGTTCCGTAATCCGTGTCCGTACTGTGGAAAGATGCTCTCGGCGTCAACAATGACCAGACATAAATTAATCCACACGGGAGAGAGACCTTTCAAATGCACTGTGCCTGAATGTGAAAAGTACTACAGATCAACCACTGAAGTAAAGAGGCATGTCCTTATGCACCATACTACAGAGAGGCCTTATAAATGTGAGGTATGCAGAAAGGGCTTCGTAAAAATGTGTTATCTCAATGCACATGCTAAAACACACTCAGGAGAGAAGCCATTTGTTTGCCATATCTGTGGCAAGGCATTCCCCAAAGTCTACAGCATGCTGAGACACAAAAAGCTCCTCCATACATTTATTACACAATAA